A region of Bacillus rossius redtenbacheri isolate Brsri chromosome 2, Brsri_v3, whole genome shotgun sequence DNA encodes the following proteins:
- the LOC134529135 gene encoding uncharacterized protein LOC134529135, with translation MKRASCQETTHKQKMAKNDSSPEKAAAKTTSQEEMEVMPTPPAAATKQQAEGQVQPDPKKLGEQHKSSAEELSGTSSQAESFSTVQEAGGQVRPEPKKFGELHKSSAEHFSGTNSRIESSSIVQKAEGHVRPDPKKVGEQHKSSTKDFTGTSSQVESSSTVQKAEGHVRPDPKKVGEQHKSSTKDFTGTSSQVESSSTVQKAEGHVRPDPKKVGEQHKSSTKDFTGTSSQVESSSTVQKAEGHVRPDPKKVGEQHKSSTKDFTGTNSQVESTSTVQKAEGHVRPDPKKVGEQHKSSTEDFTGTSSQVESSSTVQKAEGHVRPDPKKVGEQHKSSAEDFSGTSSQVESSSNVQKAQGQVRPDPKKVGEQHKSSAGDLTGTSSQVERSSTVQKAEGHVRLDPKKVGQEHKSSAEDFSGTSFQVESSSNVQKAEGQVRPDPKKFGEQHKSSAEDLTGTSSQVESSSTVQKAEGHVRPDPKKVGQEHKSSAEDFSGTSSQVESSSNVQKAQGQVRPDPKKVGEQHKSSAGDLSGTSSQVESSSTVQKAEGHVRPDPKKVGQEHKSSPEDFSGTSFQVESSSNVQKAEGQVRPDPKKFGEQHKSSAEDFSGTRTQSKSSSAVQKAGQVRPDPMEFGEQHQSSKDFSGTSSQAVSSSMAQEAGDQVQPDPKKLCEQHKSSDKNDFSGTSSQAESSLVVQEAGQVRPDPKKFGGQHKSSAKDSSGTNSQAGFPARIPQAEGRKMTTRSRKVGEQHKSSAEDFSGTNSQAGSPARISQGKFRKMTTRSRKVGGQHKSSAKKDSSGTNSQAKSPARMPRADGRKLRPRPRKVVGKKSTSEPEVISLISPPSSPETHKNWETTEEYTAGLSRATSFASIATADLPHKSQSAPLSRRRKSSGTPSDAGEPSFKGWSVASAKPVVRPILPESSASDLLSLVERQGAMLARMEAENARLQERAGMQNVELLLNNSERLINNFEQLLPRLDNISANLEERPNGCTLAPKLERLLQDAGNMGAEQVRFLACLEETNTNMKKILTKLDDIDLHLKPSKRSPSHLVP, from the exons ATGAAGCGGGCCAGCTGTCAGGAGACAACACATAAGCAGAAAATGGCGAAAAACGACAGTTCTCCAGAGAAGGCTGCTGCCAAAACCACCTCCCAGGAAGAGATGGAGGTGATGCCAACACCGCCAGCAGCGGCGACGAAGCAGCAAGCTGAAGGTCAGGTGCAGCCAGACCCCAAGAAGTTAGGCGAGCAGCACAAATCCTCCGCCGAGGAATTATCCGGCACAAGCTCCCAGGCGGAGAGTTTCTCAACGGTGCAGGAAGCTGGTGGTCAGGTACGGCCAGAGCCCAAGAAGTTCGGCGAGCTGCACAAATCCTCCGCCGAGCATTTCTCCGGAACAAATTCCCGGATAGAGAGTTCCTCAATTGTGCAAAAAGCTGAAGGACATGTGCGGCCAGACCCCAAGAAGGTCGGCGAGCAGCACAAATCCTCCACCAAGGATTTTACTGGAACAAGCTCTCAGGTAGAGAGTTCCTCAACTGTGCAAAAAGCTGAAGGACAT GTGCGGCCAGACCCCAAGAAGGTCGGCGAGCAGCACAAATCCTCCACCAAGGATTTTACTGGAACAAGCTCTCAGGTAGAGAGTTCCTCAACTGTGCAAAAAGCTGAAGGACATGTGCGGCCAGACCCCAAGAAGGTCGGCGAGCAGCACAAATCCTCCACCAAGGATTTTACTGGAACAAGCTCTCAGGTAGAGAGTTCCTCAACTGTGCAAAAAGCTGAAGGACATGTGCGGCCAGACCCCAAGAAGGTCGGCGAGCAGCACAAATCCTCCACCAAGGATTTTACTGGAACAAACTCTCAGGTAGAGAGTACCTCAACTGTGCAAAAAGCTGAAGGACATGTGCGGCCAGACCCCAAGAAGGTCGGCGAGCAGCACAAATCCTCCACCGAGGATTTCACTGGAACAAGTTCTCAGGTAGAGAGTTCCTCAACTGTGCAAAAAGCTGAAGGACATGTGCGGCCAGACCCCAAGAAGGTCGGCGAGCAGCACAAATCCTCCGCCGAGGATTTCTCCGGAACAAGTTCTCAGGTAGAGAGTTCCTCAAATGTGCAAAAAGCTCAAGGACAGGTGCGGCCAGACCCCAAGAAGGTTGGCGAGCAGCACAAATCCTCCGCTGGGGATTTAACTGGAACAAGCTCTCAGGTAGAGCGTTCCTCAACTGTGCAAAAAGCTGAAGGACATGTGCGGCTAGACCCCAAGAAGGTCGGCCAGGAGCACAAATCCTCCGCCGAGGATTTCTCCGGAACAAGTTTTCAGGTAGAGAGTTCCTCAAATGTGCAAAAAGCTGAAGGACAGGTGCGGCCAGACCCCAAGAAGTTTGGCGAGCAGCACAAATCCTCCGCCGAGGATTTAACTGGAACAAGCTCTCAGGTAGAGAGTTCCTCAACTGTGCAAAAAGCTGAAGGACATGTGCGGCCAGACCCCAAGAAGGTCGGCCAGGAGCACAAATCCTCCGCCGAAGATTTTTCCGGAACAAGTTCTCAGGTGGAGAGTTCCTCAAATGTGCAAAAAGCTCAAGGACAGGTGCGGCCAGACCCCAAGAAGGTTGGCGAGCAGCACAAATCCTCTGCTGGGGATTTATCTGGAACAAGCTCTCAGGTAGAGAGTTCCTCAACTGTGCAAAAAGCTGAAGGACATGTGCGGCCAGACCCCAAGAAGGTCGGCCAGGAGCACAAATCCTCCCCCGAGGATTTCTCCGGAACAAGTTTTCAGGTAGAGAGTTCCTCAAATGTGCAAAAAGCTGAAGGACAGGTGCGGCCAGACCCCAAGAAGTTTGGCGAGCAGCACAAATCCTCCGCCGAGGATTTCTCCGGGACAAGAACCCAATCGAAGAGTTCCTCTGCGGTGCAGAAAGCTGGTCAGGTGCGGCCAGACCCCATGGAGTTTGGTGAGCAGCACCAATCCTCCAAGGATTTCTCCGGAACAAGCTCCCAGGCAGTAAGTTCCTCAATGGCGCAGGAAGCTGGCGATCAGGTGCAGCCAGACCCCAAGAAGTTATGCGAGCAGCACAAATCCTCGGACAAGAATGATTTCTCCGGAACAAGCTCCCAGGCGGAGAGTTCCTTAGTGGTGCAGGAAGCTGGTCAGGTACGGCCAGACCCCAAGAAGTTCGGCGGGCAGCACAAATCCTCCGCCAAGGATTCCTCCGGAACAAACTCTCAGGCAGGATTTCCGGCTCGGATTCCGCAAGCTGAAGGGCGGAAGATGACAACACGCTCCCGGAAGGTCGGCGAGCAGCACAAATCGTCTGCCGAGGATTTCTCTGGAACAAACTCTCAGGCAGGGAGTCCGGCGCGGATTTCACAAGGTAAATTTCGGAAGATGACAACACGCTCCAGGAAGGTCGGCGGGCAGCACAAATCTTCCGCCAAGAAGGATTCCTCCGGAACAAACTCTCAGGCAAAGAGTCCGGCGCGGATGCCGCGAGCTGATGGTCGGAAGCTGAGACCACGCCCCAGGAAGGTCGTCGGAAAAAAGAGTACCTCAGAACCAGAAGTTATTTCACTTATCTCTCCGCCTTCGTCCCCTGAGACGCACAAAAATTGGGAAACTACTGAAGAATATACAGCTGGACTATCTCGTGCAACATCGTTCGCGTCTATCGCCACAGCTGATTTACCACATAAAAGTCAGTCTGCGCCCCTATCCCGTAGGCGGAAATCTTCAGGAACACCGTCAGATGCTGGTGAGCCGTCATTTAAAGGCTGGTCTGTCGCATCTGCAAAGCCTGTAGTCAGACCTATACTTCCCGAATCGTCAGCGAGTGATTTGCTTTCGTTGGTGGAGCGACAGGGGGCCATGTTGGCACGCATGGAGGCAGAAAATGCTAGACTGCAAGAGCGAGCGGGAATGCAAAACGTTGAGCTGTTGCTCAATAATTCTGAGCGATTGATCAATAATTTTGAGCAGTTGTTGCCGCGTTTAGATAATATAAGTGCTAACCTGGAAGAACGCCCGAATGGGTGTACATTAGCTCCTAAGTTAGAGCGACTGCTGCAAGATGCTGGGAATATGGGGGCAGAGCAAGTTCGTTTCCTGGCGTGTCTTGAGGAGACGAATACTAACATGAAGAAGATTCTCACTAAGCTGGATGATATAGACCTGCATCTGAAACCTTCCAAGCGCTCCCCAAGCCATTTGGTACCCTAA